From one Microlunatus sp. Gsoil 973 genomic stretch:
- a CDS encoding RNA polymerase-binding protein RbpA gives MADRSLRGTGLGSKSFEDETGVEFAARQEVGYICSNKHEFSLTFAVEAEIPAVWECPRCGAESLRLDGTRPEVKEEKPARTHWDMLRERRSIPELEELLAERLDLLRSGELGPNYAATASSGKSRKSA, from the coding sequence ATGGCTGATCGTTCTCTGCGCGGCACGGGTCTCGGCTCAAAGAGCTTCGAGGATGAGACCGGCGTCGAGTTCGCGGCTCGCCAAGAGGTGGGCTACATCTGCAGCAACAAGCACGAGTTCTCGTTGACCTTCGCCGTGGAAGCCGAGATTCCTGCGGTTTGGGAGTGCCCGCGGTGCGGTGCCGAATCGCTTCGCCTGGACGGCACGCGGCCCGAGGTCAAGGAGGAGAAGCCGGCGCGGACGCACTGGGACATGCTGCGCGAGCGTCGCTCAATCCCCGAGCTCGAGGAATTGCTGGCCGAGCGGCTTGATCTGCTCCGCAGCGGCGAGCTGGGACCGAACTACGCAGCAACGGCAAGCAGCGGGAAGTCCCGCAAGAGCGCCTGA
- a CDS encoding MFS transporter translates to MSLLASALYRDGLAAVFSFGAILAVSVYGMAASTVLIFGVVANVSAAVGAVVMGRFEDRIGPKRVILISLTGLLVMATTLLVVALIEPANITTLFWVFALIMVLWVGPAQASSRSFLAQIAPPQREGELFGLYATTGRAASFIAPALFAVFSGLFGDRIGIVGIILVLLGGAVALVPVKSPAARARADF, encoded by the coding sequence ATTTCCCTGCTGGCCAGCGCGCTCTACCGGGACGGCCTGGCAGCGGTCTTCTCCTTCGGTGCCATCCTCGCGGTCAGCGTGTACGGGATGGCCGCGAGCACCGTGCTGATCTTCGGCGTCGTCGCCAACGTATCCGCCGCCGTCGGCGCAGTGGTGATGGGCCGGTTCGAGGACCGGATCGGGCCGAAGCGGGTGATCCTGATCTCGCTGACCGGTCTGCTCGTGATGGCCACGACACTTCTCGTGGTTGCACTCATCGAGCCGGCGAACATCACCACGCTGTTCTGGGTCTTCGCACTGATCATGGTGCTGTGGGTCGGACCGGCCCAAGCCAGTTCGCGGTCCTTCCTGGCCCAGATCGCCCCGCCCCAGCGCGAGGGCGAGTTGTTCGGGCTGTACGCCACCACGGGCCGCGCCGCGTCCTTCATCGCCCCCGCGCTGTTCGCCGTGTTCTCCGGGCTTTTCGGCGACCGGATCGGTATTGTGGGCATCATCCTGGTTCTTCTCGGCGGGGCTGTGGCGCTGGTGCCGGTGAAATCTCCCGCTGCGCGGGCCAGAGCGGATTTCTAA
- a CDS encoding glycerophosphodiester phosphodiesterase: MRRRAEEFPFFDAPFLAFAHRGGAAYGPNRGHENTLQAFRTAVDLGYRYLETDVHATRDGRLVAFHDDRLDRVTDQVGAIAELTFDEVRTARVGGDRTIPTLAELLEAFPAVRFNIDCKADNAVGLLARELVEHRATDRVCVSSFSVQRLRRLRLLLPDVPTAVSSRAVVQLRFAPFLSAIPTIRELVDSPGIALQLPVTTSVLGRRVTVITPSLVAAAHRAGRQVHAWTIDDGDEINRLIDLGVDGIFTDRIDTLKDVLSDRGLWSAP, from the coding sequence GTGCGGCGTCGCGCTGAGGAGTTCCCGTTCTTCGACGCGCCGTTCCTGGCCTTCGCCCACCGCGGCGGGGCGGCGTATGGACCGAACCGTGGGCACGAGAACACGCTGCAGGCGTTCCGGACTGCCGTCGATCTCGGCTATCGCTACCTGGAGACCGACGTCCACGCCACCCGCGACGGCCGGCTGGTCGCCTTCCACGACGACCGTCTGGACCGGGTCACCGACCAGGTCGGAGCAATCGCCGAGCTCACATTCGACGAGGTGCGCACCGCCCGGGTGGGCGGCGACCGGACGATCCCGACGCTGGCGGAGCTGTTGGAGGCATTCCCGGCGGTCCGGTTCAACATCGACTGCAAGGCCGACAACGCGGTGGGACTGCTGGCCCGGGAGCTCGTCGAGCACCGAGCCACCGACCGCGTCTGCGTGAGTTCCTTCAGTGTCCAGCGGTTGCGCCGACTGCGGCTGTTGCTCCCCGACGTGCCGACGGCAGTGAGTTCGCGGGCGGTTGTGCAGCTGCGCTTCGCACCGTTCCTCTCCGCGATTCCGACCATCAGGGAGCTGGTCGACTCCCCCGGCATCGCACTGCAACTGCCGGTCACCACCTCAGTCCTGGGGCGGCGGGTCACGGTGATCACGCCGAGCCTGGTCGCGGCGGCCCACCGCGCGGGGCGGCAGGTGCACGCCTGGACCATCGACGACGGCGACGAGATCAACCGGCTGATCGATCTTGGCGTTGATGGAATCTTCACCGACCGGATCGACACGTTGAAGGACGTACTGTCCGATCGGGGCCTATGGTCTGCACCATGA
- a CDS encoding PGPGW domain-containing protein: protein MATRDAPSRRVQNDRRADVDLELTSNREAGDDPGARRDTGGRRAPGHHRVRQPGDVPILLDGTDDRWAWRRKIRADPRKARIYRVLIAVLGVLLVLLGAATGPLPGPGGIPLVLLGLAVWASEFEWAQRLMSWFKRLLHRFRSWSRPKQLSAWLIFFACLGAIGYADLLVLGVPLWMPQALADGLGRLPGVS, encoded by the coding sequence ATGGCGACCCGGGATGCTCCCAGCCGTCGTGTGCAGAACGACCGTCGGGCCGACGTCGACCTGGAGCTCACCAGCAACCGGGAAGCCGGCGATGATCCGGGCGCCCGGCGCGACACCGGTGGTCGGCGTGCCCCGGGACACCACCGGGTCCGACAGCCCGGTGACGTCCCGATCCTGTTGGACGGGACCGACGACCGGTGGGCCTGGCGGCGGAAGATCCGCGCCGACCCGAGGAAGGCGCGCATCTATCGAGTGCTGATTGCGGTGCTCGGCGTACTCCTCGTCCTGCTTGGGGCCGCCACCGGCCCGCTGCCCGGCCCCGGCGGCATACCGCTGGTGCTGCTCGGTCTCGCCGTCTGGGCCAGCGAATTCGAGTGGGCCCAACGGCTGATGAGCTGGTTCAAGAGACTGCTGCACCGCTTCCGGAGTTGGAGCCGGCCCAAGCAGTTGTCGGCCTGGTTGATCTTCTTCGCCTGTCTGGGTGCGATCGGTTATGCCGACCTGCTGGTCCTCGGCGTCCCGCTGTGGATGCCGCAGGCGCTTGCCGACGGGCTCGGCCGGCTGCCCGGGGTCAGCTGA
- a CDS encoding serine hydrolase, with the protein MLKPETSLRSAPADFPWTEDLQDVLTALVADEVRDGPHLRISYELGTSDRVVAALDPTSQHYAASTMKLPLVLAAYRLRDRGTLDLDSTVTVHNSFTSRTGGPFSIDPDEDSDEEVWAALGTEVPLRWLCRRSIIRSSNLATNLVADAVGFDAVAEVIADCNATGVEVVRGIEDYAAQRAGISNVVTVSGLNRILLALADGTVAEASTCAEVLGILADNQVDTDIRPGLPPGTWVAHKNGWVSDGVLDAALVRPGGAADPDGQFVFSVAISGVWPNERAHELIQRLAGTVWDRRSGSTVG; encoded by the coding sequence GTGTTGAAGCCAGAGACATCTCTTCGGTCCGCCCCGGCGGACTTTCCCTGGACCGAGGATCTGCAGGATGTGTTGACCGCGCTGGTCGCGGACGAGGTTCGCGACGGGCCACATCTGCGGATCTCCTACGAACTGGGCACTTCCGACCGCGTGGTCGCCGCGCTCGACCCGACCAGTCAGCACTACGCGGCGAGCACCATGAAACTTCCCCTGGTCCTTGCCGCCTACCGCCTGCGCGACCGCGGGACCCTCGATCTCGACTCGACAGTAACCGTCCACAACAGCTTCACCTCCCGCACCGGTGGGCCGTTCAGCATCGATCCGGATGAGGACTCCGACGAGGAGGTCTGGGCCGCTCTCGGCACCGAGGTGCCGCTGCGCTGGTTGTGTCGCCGCAGCATCATCCGGTCATCGAACCTGGCCACCAACCTCGTTGCCGACGCGGTCGGGTTCGACGCCGTCGCCGAGGTGATCGCCGACTGCAACGCCACCGGCGTCGAGGTCGTCCGCGGCATCGAGGACTACGCCGCCCAGCGCGCGGGCATCTCCAATGTGGTCACCGTCAGCGGGCTGAACCGCATCCTGCTGGCGCTGGCCGACGGAACCGTCGCCGAGGCGTCCACCTGCGCCGAGGTGCTCGGCATCCTGGCCGACAACCAGGTGGACACCGACATCCGTCCCGGACTACCGCCCGGTACCTGGGTGGCTCACAAGAATGGCTGGGTGAGCGACGGCGTGCTCGACGCAGCGTTGGTCAGACCGGGCGGTGCAGCGGATCCGGACGGGCAGTTCGTCTTCAGCGTCGCGATCAGCGGGGTCTGGCCGAACGAACGCGCCCACGAGTTGATCCAACGACTCGCCGGCACGGTCTGGGATCGCCGTTCCGGATCAACCGTTGGCTGA
- the pdxY gene encoding pyridoxal kinase PdxY, with protein MIENAAGDLPRVLSIQSSVAYGHVGNSAATFPLMRRGIEVWPVYTVHFSNNTSYESWRGPMLTADNIREVVQGIEDRGVLGTCNAVLSGYQGGEDVGAAILEAVDRVRSVNPAAIYCCDPVMGDTDRGVYVRPGIPEFMRSRIVPAADVITPNQFELALLTGLPTRSHDEVLRAAEAARDLGPETIMVTSVAGPDQPDRLSMLLVNGSGAWLVTTPLISQTFTGAGDLTAAVFLGSLLEHGLGSGAVEALAETAAVSYGVLKITRERGARELQLVAAQDEIARPSRTFEVVRLR; from the coding sequence GTGATCGAAAACGCCGCCGGCGACCTCCCACGCGTCCTGTCCATCCAGTCCTCGGTGGCCTATGGCCACGTCGGCAACAGTGCAGCAACGTTCCCGCTGATGCGGCGCGGTATCGAGGTCTGGCCGGTCTACACCGTGCACTTCTCCAACAACACCAGCTACGAGTCCTGGCGCGGGCCGATGCTGACCGCCGACAACATCCGCGAGGTGGTCCAGGGGATCGAGGACCGCGGCGTGCTGGGCACCTGCAATGCCGTGCTGTCGGGTTATCAGGGTGGTGAGGACGTCGGTGCCGCGATCCTGGAGGCTGTCGACCGGGTGCGGTCGGTCAACCCGGCGGCGATCTACTGCTGCGATCCGGTGATGGGCGACACCGACCGCGGGGTCTACGTCCGGCCGGGGATCCCGGAGTTCATGCGGTCGAGGATCGTTCCGGCAGCCGATGTGATCACGCCCAACCAGTTCGAACTCGCCCTGCTCACCGGGTTGCCGACCCGATCCCACGATGAGGTGCTGCGGGCCGCCGAGGCCGCCCGTGATCTTGGTCCGGAGACCATCATGGTGACCAGCGTCGCCGGCCCGGATCAGCCCGACCGGTTGTCGATGCTGCTGGTCAACGGTTCCGGCGCGTGGCTGGTCACCACTCCGCTGATCTCCCAGACCTTCACCGGTGCCGGCGATCTGACCGCTGCGGTGTTCCTCGGCAGCCTGCTCGAGCACGGGCTCGGGTCGGGCGCGGTGGAGGCGTTGGCCGAGACAGCCGCGGTGTCGTACGGCGTGCTGAAGATCACCCGGGAACGCGGTGCGCGCGAACTGCAACTGGTCGCTGCCCAGGACGAGATCGCTCGACCCAGCCGGACCTTCGAGGTCGTACGTCTCCGATGA
- a CDS encoding MscL family protein, which yields MKGFKNFLMRGDVIVIAVGLVVATAFSTLIKSFTDSVINPIVARFAGGEAASLGIPLGEKGNHATTIDVGAFISAIIYFIIFMAVVYFLIVVPYKHVQARRGVTVFGDPAPAKTCPACLSDDLPVGATKCKYCTSDLPVA from the coding sequence ATGAAGGGCTTCAAGAACTTCTTGATGCGCGGTGACGTGATCGTGATCGCCGTCGGCCTGGTGGTTGCCACCGCGTTCAGCACCTTGATCAAGTCGTTCACCGATTCGGTGATCAACCCCATCGTGGCAAGGTTCGCCGGCGGAGAGGCGGCCAGCCTTGGCATCCCGTTGGGTGAGAAGGGCAATCACGCCACGACGATCGACGTTGGTGCGTTCATCTCGGCGATCATCTACTTCATCATCTTCATGGCGGTCGTCTACTTCTTGATCGTCGTTCCCTACAAGCATGTCCAGGCTCGGCGCGGCGTCACGGTGTTCGGTGACCCGGCACCGGCCAAGACCTGTCCGGCCTGCCTGTCGGATGATCTTCCGGTCGGCGCGACCAAGTGCAAGTACTGCACCTCTGATCTTCCGGTGGCCTGA
- a CDS encoding Ku protein has product MARAMWTGALSFGLVSIPISLYSATQEHEVRFHQFEQGTTSRIRYKRVNQDTGEEVDYSDIAKGTELPSGEYVVLSDKELEEVSPQQTKAIEISDFVELESIDPVYYQKSYFMGPRDDSAGKPYALLAAAIAESGRAAVASFVLRNKEHLAVIRPYDGVLILETMYFADEVKQVDKVLDNRPDRRSLRKQDLDMAMNLIESMSTDWDPKRYHDSYTERVNELVEAKSRDEKFEAPEEEPSAEVIDLTAALQASIDRVRGGGSNKKGANKKDPTKRGSGGTKQGSAKDDRQDVSALSKAELYELAQQLKISGRSSMSRKQLEKAVVEAGAQRAS; this is encoded by the coding sequence ATGGCGCGCGCCATGTGGACCGGAGCCTTGTCCTTCGGACTGGTCAGCATCCCGATCTCGCTGTATTCCGCGACGCAGGAACACGAGGTCCGCTTCCATCAGTTCGAACAGGGCACGACGTCGCGGATCCGGTACAAGCGGGTCAACCAGGACACCGGCGAAGAGGTCGATTACTCCGACATCGCCAAGGGCACCGAACTGCCCAGCGGCGAGTATGTCGTGCTCAGCGACAAGGAGCTCGAGGAAGTCTCGCCCCAGCAGACCAAGGCGATCGAGATCAGCGACTTCGTCGAGTTGGAGTCGATCGACCCGGTCTATTACCAGAAGAGCTACTTCATGGGGCCGCGCGATGACAGCGCCGGGAAGCCGTACGCGCTGTTGGCGGCCGCGATCGCAGAGTCGGGTCGTGCGGCGGTCGCGTCGTTCGTGCTGCGCAACAAGGAACACCTTGCGGTGATCCGGCCCTACGACGGCGTGTTGATCTTGGAAACCATGTACTTCGCCGATGAAGTGAAGCAGGTGGACAAGGTGCTGGACAACCGGCCGGACCGCCGTTCCCTGCGGAAGCAGGATCTTGACATGGCAATGAATCTGATCGAGTCGATGAGCACCGACTGGGATCCCAAGCGCTACCACGACAGCTACACCGAACGCGTCAACGAGCTGGTGGAGGCCAAGAGTCGGGACGAGAAGTTCGAGGCGCCCGAGGAGGAGCCGAGCGCCGAGGTGATCGATCTGACCGCGGCATTGCAGGCCTCGATCGACCGGGTGCGGGGCGGCGGGTCGAACAAGAAGGGTGCCAACAAGAAGGACCCGACGAAGAGGGGCTCCGGTGGCACGAAGCAGGGCTCTGCCAAGGACGACCGGCAGGATGTGTCCGCGTTGTCCAAGGCCGAGCTCTACGAGCTGGCCCAGCAGCTGAAGATCAGCGGCCGCTCGTCGATGAGCCGCAAGCAGCTGGAGAAGGCCGTCGTCGAGGCGGGTGCGCAGCGGGCCTCCTGA
- a CDS encoding MmcQ/YjbR family DNA-binding protein — protein sequence MPRSSGGRRRATVEDVHRFAEAMPYVTVVHGGSGNPVYQVGGKSFVFFRTKRPDAYDPKTGERYDDVIVFWVEDEVAKTALIEDASTPFFSTPHFDGHPSVLVRGSRIGELTRDELREIIQDAWLSRASASRRRTWLAEHGLN from the coding sequence ATGCCGCGCTCATCAGGAGGACGACGCAGGGCCACGGTCGAGGATGTCCACCGGTTCGCCGAAGCCATGCCCTACGTGACGGTCGTGCACGGCGGAAGCGGCAACCCCGTCTACCAGGTCGGCGGTAAGTCATTCGTCTTTTTCCGGACCAAGCGACCGGACGCGTACGATCCGAAGACCGGTGAACGGTACGACGATGTGATCGTCTTCTGGGTCGAGGACGAGGTGGCCAAGACCGCGCTGATCGAGGACGCGTCGACGCCGTTCTTCAGCACACCGCATTTCGACGGCCACCCGTCGGTGCTGGTCCGCGGGTCCCGGATCGGCGAACTGACACGCGACGAACTCCGCGAGATCATCCAGGACGCCTGGCTCTCCCGGGCATCGGCGAGCCGGCGTCGTACCTGGTTGGCCGAACACGGCCTCAATTGA